Sequence from the Hoplias malabaricus isolate fHopMal1 chromosome 10, fHopMal1.hap1, whole genome shotgun sequence genome:
cactggcgcttttccaacaatatgggcatgtaaggacaccaacgaaaggtgttcaagagcctctgtaacatggaggtaaacagggtaaggacactcacttcgcctgttttagttggtgttagttaacgttagcttgactcgctaaactcggtggctcagattatactcggctacgtagctgcattacggaggtttctagtgtcggatgaattcgagttcgacttcgatcacatttacaagaataacggtacctctacatttgagtttagcttattgctaggctattgtcatgaataatgttggttatttagctagatactgtcataacagtcagtcataacggtgttttaccgcggcgttgttcagcttttgtccaccagtgacgtcacatggttgcgttcaagaatttccgtagcgagctcgggtttttccgttaatttaataaaattgtcagttttaaggCAAactaagctgctattttcattttaattcatacttatatctgtcagtaactaaaataatgtgaaatattcatggaggtccattaagtggtgcttagcctttaacagtTACATTACTATTTTAGAATAGAAAAAATGATTCTCTGTAAGATCTGACAACATTCAGCCCATTTTGGTCCTTTACCTGTTTGTCTCTCAAGAAGAACAAGTGTATCTTCAGTAGGAGCTCCTTCTAGAAGCTTCTCTGTCAGTCGGCTCCCACAAGCCTTTAGCAGCCTTCAGAATATACATAGCATAGATAAAATAGAATAGAAGTTAAGGTGCTGTGtgagtaattgtgtgtgtgtgtgtgtgtgtgtgtgtgtgtgtgtgtgtgtaccagctGAATGAGGCGTGTAAACTGCTCCACAGGTTGGGATGCTGTGTGAGGGATGGAAGAGAGCGAGCGGCATTTCCACTTCTCTGGTGAGGAAACACAGCTGGAGAGAAAGCACTGTTCAACCTAATGGCTCTCTGAGGACACACACCCTGCTCACTGTCAAACACCTGCAGGaaacgcacgcacacacacacaaaagctttCACATTTACCTGTCTAGTATATGGCTGACACTCTTATCTAGAGAAACGTACATTTCTTTTCTGTAACTATTtgatcctgttcagggtcatggaggGGCCAGAGCCTTACTGATTGTCTTCATGCTGACAGATTGCAATGCATCACAATAAATATAGTGGATTAGATGGTATCCATTCTGTTTTGAGCTGCATTGTACCTTCAGTGCAGTGCTCTGTAGACTCTGGATTGTGAGTTTAAGATGTCGCAAGAGAAATGGCCAGGAATTAATGAGGTAAATCCTGTCCATTGCCACCATCACAATGCTGTACCAGCGCTGGAAACCTCTCGCTAAACTGTCTTTGATaaagaatgtgtgagagaacaCAAAACCGTGCTGTTCATCTCCGAAGAAGATGGGTCCTTCCCTGCCtggacacacctggacagaacAAAATGGGAATATACAGagtaattaaaagtattttttatagTTTTACCTTTCTCTAAATAAaccccaaaaaaataataaacagctATCTTACCTCACAGCTGAGGCTGCGCACACAAGCCTGTCTCACCACACTGAAGAGCTGAGGCTGCCTCGGGTGCTGGTGACTCAGAAAACGAATTCCAGTTTCAGAGTCAATACTCACAAAACCAGGGTGAGACGCAGGAAGAGAACGACagccctggagagagagagagaacgaaagaTTGGGTGAGATTATTAAGTAAAGAGAAGTAAAAGTTATTGCTAATCATTGCTAAATCGTTACTGCACACATGCTTTTGTGAAAAGTTTTTTCTTACCTCACACATGTCAGCTCTCTGTGTGGCCGAGCTGTTGGCCCTCATGGTCAgtccctcaccctctctctctccctcgctctctctttctcgctcgcCCAGCAGAGAGGATGCAGGTTGTGGAGATGGAGGGTGGACAGCTTCAGTGCAGAAGAGTGTTCGAGGGCCATGAAGCTCACAGAAATGACACAAAGCCACTAAGGCATTCATCTGGGAACAAATATATAAGTCCTTATATGGGAAATTGTATTGTAGGTGTATAAGGCTGATAAAGTGGCTGAGAGTCTTATTTGTACTATATAATtggataaaataaaatggactgtaaattaaataatgggcgacacggtggtgcaacaggtcacacagctccagggacctcgaggttgtgggtttgattcctgttctgggtgactgtctgtgaagagcgtggtgtgttctccctgtgtctgcatgggtttcctccgggtgactgtctgtgaggagtatgttgtgttctccccgtgtctgcgtgggtttcctccgggtgactgtctgtgaggagtgtggtgtgttcttcctgtgtctacatgggtttcctccgggtgctatggtttcctcccacagtccaaaaacacacgttggtaggtggactggtgactcaaaaagtgtctgtaggtgtgagtgaatgtgtgtgtgtgtgtctgtgttgccttgtgaaggactggcgccccctccagggtgtgttcctgccttgcgcccaatgattccaggtaggctctggacccaccgtgaccctgaactggataagggttacagataatgaatgaatgaatgaatgaatgaatgaatgtaaattaaataagatttctatttatttatccatGGGAACAATTTATCAATGCATGGGGAGAACTCATTTAGGCATGGGAATGACTTAATTGTCTGTAGGAACGACTTAAACCATGCAAACAGAATTTTTATTAATGCTTGCGAAGGATTAAATAAGGCACCTTAATTATATCGTTCCTACATCATATCAAGTCATTCCCTTTTAGTAATCTCCATTCAAAATAAATTAAGATGTGTGAACAACTTAATAATGCACACGAGCAGCTTAAAATGGTGTGGGAACAACCCTAAGCATGGGAACAACTATAATATCTTGTTGCCACACATATTCACCTGACTTTATTCCATAAAAGAACcccaaaacacttttttttttaattattacaaattTGTGGTCACAAGTTAACAAAAGCCATTGCTTTGTACTTTTacttaagatttttttttatttagtaaccTTTTGTTGCATGACCATATTCACATAGTGTTAGTAAATACAGTACTAAACACTACATACATATTTACTCAATCATAATAGATTAATAGATAATGTCCAGGAAATTGTACCCTTTTATTCTACAATTTGTTCTTTGACTAGAAAAAATAGCAAACTACAAATATATCTTACTCACCTTGTACACTTATTTCCAGCTCTTGGAAACACGCTGCTGTTgtgtttataattaataatatggTAAAACACGTCTAAGTCcctaaacaacaataaacaggACTTCAGCAGTGTTACCACAACAGCAACAAGAAAAACATCACACCCATCTACACTTCACACAATTCCCTTCGCTCTTCGTATATTAATGTCCCGTGATACGGATTAATAAGGTTTAATGAAGGTCAATAACGTGTATATCACTGAAATCCTTTTAGACTTTATCATAGCTCTAACAGTCACGTGATGTGGAATCACGCGCTCGCTCCATAACATGACAACACTGCTCACAATAGCGATCCAAAttctgtcaaaataaaagtccaacACCAACCGTTTGTTGATCAAGACAAACGACCAGCAACAGAAAAACACTAGGTTGAAGGGCTTTAAGTAATTTTAGTAACCGTGAACACATGGGTTGTACATTAACCGGATTTATAGATTATTACCAATATATTTACAAACTGACCATACGTTAAAGCGGATATATTTACATCAGTGTAAATAATTTGTACTAGCAAATGAGAGAATTGATTCCTTAATTTTTAAACGTGTTTTTGAAGTAAAAATATAGGTCCCTGGAATCATATTTGAAGTGTCCTGATTTATTCATATgggattttaatttttataatatttggcAATTATGGGCATATGTTGCTAGGATACGCGAAGTGTATTacaaataatatgaataataaaagcCCTTTCCGTTATTAGaattgattttatttgaaatttaaTGCATTGTGATTTTTAGTATGTAgtggtatttttaaaaaaatatattagttTCGTAACTCTTAATGTTAAATCATTCAATATCCTTTTGAAATTTGCTTTATTCTTATCCACGCCTTTATGACTCACAGAGGTGATGATATATTTGTGATATCCAAAGGGATGATGTCATGGGCTGTGgtctaaattaatatatattccCTATATTCCCTACACCCTATATAACGAATATTGTGAATTATTGAGGCAATCTGTGCATTATTTGCAATGGAAATTGCCATTTGGGATTCCGCCACACGTGGCTAATATACAGAGAAGTACTTGAGTGTATTAAGTGTTTAATGACTCACAAAGTGCCCTATGTAGGCATTAGGGTGCCATTTGGGACTGACCCATAAATTTGTAATTCAAGACTAACTTCCTCCTTACTGGGTCAGTTTTGCATGGTAAGTCAACACATACGttttctcttatttatttattgtgttgtgTATTAATAACATGATGAAATTAATATACTTTAGGTTTTAGTAAACAAATCTAACTCTCGTGTCGCTAGACATTCTTCGAATAACTTTACTTCCCATTTTCTTAGTAATCagataaataagtaaataaaaaattaaaatgcttCCCATCATTGTGGcttagtttattattatatacttaATAATACTTAAATAGGAGAtaagattatatatatttttaattttttattattattattattatgtcatAATTGAGATGTTAgcgtattattattatgaaaacaTATGTCACTATCCAAAGGTTGTACTGTAATTATGAGAAAGTGTCTCAATATCATGACTATTATGAATAAATTGTTCTACTGTGGTCTAGTTATAGCTCAAGAGAATTTGAGAGTATTTATTACACCAATAAATCTGACTTTTCCATTTCCTCTATTTATTTGGCTCTAGACCTGCTTCAGTGGCCAGAACAGAAGAATTTAAGGttttttggataaaagcgtctgtcATGGAGTGTTCTGCTGAGGAGGAAATATCTGAAAAATTCCACACAGGAGAAGACACAcaaacaggttttttttaagtacattacattatttGTAATAAAACGTAGGGattattttaatacaatatACAGTAAACAGACCTTTGCTCTTTATGTGTGAGTTGTGTTTCAAAGGTCAAAAATTCCTGGTGTATACTGAGGGGTGTGTTATCTTTCTCTTTGtatttagcacttttccactgttgATGACCTCAGGGTTGTTAGTTTCTGGTCTCATGGCGTTGAGTCATGAGTCCAATTTCAGGCGCTGTTTACACACTTAAGTTTAAGCATGGATTAAAAACAAGCCCAATGCATTCCACTCAGATACACACCTCATTCCTTCAGGTTAAATGTGTTACTTGTTAGCTTGATTAGGCTTGTAGTATGACTTACTGAGATctataaaactgaacaaaacttCACTTTGTAGCTTGTAGAATACCATTTtaacattcacaattttaaacaacaccctgtttaaaataaatagtaataatatatttaaagcattttctGTAAATTGACTGATAATTACTTGAACTATGTTTCAGGGATTCTGTTAAAATATAAAGTTGAGCAGCAAAGTACATTTTTACAGTaacaatttgtttatatttctagACAGACCTAGGAAGATTTCTGGAAAAAATGGCATTTTATTCTTGTAACATTAGAAATTTATAATACAAATATGGTAACTTATGTCTCAATATGTTACAATTGTGTTACCCTTGGTTAAGATCTAGTAGTAAAGTAcctttggaaaaatatatatatattaaaaaaaaaaggaaaaacaaattattgacgttcattcattcattatctgtaatcgcttgtCCACTTCAGGgacgtggtgggtccggagcctacacggaatcactgggcgcaaggcccGAGCATagtctggagggggcaccagtccttcacagggcaacacatacacacacacgcacctacggacacgtatgagtcaccaatccacctaccaatgtgtgtttttggactgtgggaggaaaccggagcacccggaggaaacccacgcagacacagggagaacacaccacactcctcacagacagtcacccggaggaaactgtcgcagacacagggagaacacaccaaactcctcacagacagtcacccggaggaaacccacacagacacagagagaacacaccacactcctcacagacagtcacccggagcgagactcgaacccaaaacctccaggtccctggagctgtgtgactgcgacacctacctgctgcataTCTATGATCATATCTGGATagtcatttaaataatttatccATTTCTAATCCCCCCCTATTTTTTAAAGTAACATATTCTCACTATATTCTTATCCCTTCCTTTATTTCAAttcttaatgtattttttatttattcttttcacTCCTATGTTGCTTGCCCTGTCTTTTGATGTGAAGTATATGGAACTGGACCATGTGAATAATGACTTGTTTGATTTGAATTTAATCCAGTTAAAAAAACTTTACTCAAACTATTATTGCTTAATTTTTCAGATATGGTAATAGTGgtgtaatgtaaaaatatatatcttagAAACAGATGTTGCTAAACTGGACTCTGATGGACCAGACATCTGCAGgttctttctgattggacgatgTCGTTTTGGAGACAGGTGTCGACAGCGCCACAGGTGAGTGAGAATTTCTTTAGGTGGAAGGGCAGTTGGGTAACTATGTTATCTATCAAGTCACCTCACAGCATCATATGTTTTGTTGTTGATGAACTGGAGAATTTTCAGACAGTGGCAgaagtttaattttttatacATAAGGCTCCGTTTCAAATGCAGTTGTAATATGGGGaggcagcaggtaggtgtcgcagtcacacagctccagggacctggaggttgtgggttcgagtctcgctccgggtgactgtctgtgaggagtgtggtaggtggattggcaactcaaaagtgtccataggtgtgagtgtgtgagtgaatgtgtgtgtgttgccctgtgaaggacgggcgccccctccagggtgtattcccgccttgcgcccaatgattccgggtagactctggacccaccgcgaccctgaactggataagcgtttacagataatgaatgaatgaatgtaatatggGCAAATTTGCTATTTTTTTCTTATCGTACAATGAAATGTGCCGTCTACATGTGTCATTCATTTCCTTTGTTgcagtgaacacatacacatgcCTTGTTTAAGGGCACTTCCGCTGTGGGTGAATCCCCCTGCTGACCATGGTGATTGAACCAGCTAGCTAGCACGTTATTGTGTTAACATCTAAAGCAAAACTTTGTGCAAAAGTCTGTAATAGAGAATTTATTCACATCAAATTCATAATTAAATATGTTCTCCACTATTTACTAATGTGGTGGGGATATACAgtttatacacacatttataaagttGTAATAATGACACTTCCCTTTCCTTCTTGATTTCTCATACTTAATGCATGAATGCAGTACAACTGATTGTGCTGAGGGTAAACCTGAagaaacagaagagaaaagCACCAAAAACCACAAGTCCAGAACAAAATctggaaaaacagaaaaggCCAAAGATGAAGAGAATGAAGGTAAAAACTTTATGCTCATATAATGTCTAGTCTCACCCTTTTATTCTTActtatatataatgtaatattttcctTCTTATTTACCATAGAGCCTCAGGAGTTAAAGAAAAAGCCCCGGATGCGCACAGCTGATGATGTCATCTCCCGGATCCTGTGGGATACTTGTGTGGACCCAGCTGACTTTGTGGTGGGACACCTTGACCGTTTCCTGGGGGTCTTGGAGCGCCCCTTCTGTGACTTCTCCTGGGACACTCAGGTAGAGcttataaaacattcattcattatctgtaacccttatccaattcagggtcacggtgggtccagagcctacctggaatcattgggcgcaaggcgggaatacaccctggagggggcgccagtccttcacagggcaacacagacacacacacacattcactcacacattcacacctacggacacttttttgagtcgctaatccacctactaacgtgtgtttttggactgtgggaggaatccggagcacccggaggaaacccacgcagacacggggagaacacaccaactcctcacagatggtcacccggaacgggaatcgaacccacaacctccaggtccctggagctgtgtgactgcgacacctacctgctgcaccatcgtgccgcccGCTTATAAAACATCCTTGATCTATTTAACAAttcatttcatattattttcaTATGAAAGATGTTGGTGTCATGGCAAGTGCACCGCAAACATCCTGTTCAGTAGACCTGAATTTGTGTGTCATTTTATATTCAGCACTTTCCCATATAAAAAGTAGATAAGAGTAATTATGAGTGATTATTTATTGTCTTTTTCATGTGGATGTAGTGTAACTCACGAGaggtaaaacaaaaatgtagtctctgaatgaaccagttaatGGGGGATggtcatgtttaaaacaggttcAGTACAGAATCACACCCATGTCATTAGGCGTCAGTTCAGTTTATACAGTAAAGGAGAATACTTGGAGGATCCTTTGGACCtagttaatttttttattgtgtttcatCTGCTgaaattttttaaaactgaaaccCTTAAATTGGATCAGTGTCTGTTTAATATCATTAGTGCCTTAGTTTCATGTGCCATGTTACAttctgtttacaggtgtgtgactgt
This genomic interval carries:
- the flcn gene encoding folliculin produces the protein MNALVALCHFCELHGPRTLFCTEAVHPPSPQPASSLLGERERESEGEREGEGLTMRANSSATQRADMCEGCRSLPASHPGFVSIDSETGIRFLSHQHPRQPQLFSVVRQACVRSLSCEVCPGREGPIFFGDEQHGFVFSHTFFIKDSLARGFQRWYSIVMVAMDRIYLINSWPFLLRHLKLTIQSLQSTALKVFDSEQGVCPQRAIRLNSAFSPAVFPHQRSGNAARSLPSLTQHPNLWSSLHASFSWLLKACGSRLTEKLLEGAPTEDTLVLLERQTEQEEEMIAEGGGSNPQLDQSESSQDRDFPYGDGGKTEETLGPKFKSLRHLRQVLGPADFRQLAWHVLMGNQVIWRGSDRLLIQSAFNMLKALLPVGCVRVVGYSSQYEEAYRCNFLGLSPEVQIPAHVSSSEFSLLVDVLNMEQSCVQAACNEDILSLYQFTITSANPQPTDRGPTLLNKIEVALANENLSVEVVSHCLLCLKEEWMNKVKVLFKFSKVDGRGREDTQKVLGLLGATGPGEEDNVRLLKFWMTGLSKTYKSHLMTAVRGGERTLSQ